Proteins encoded by one window of Xylocopa sonorina isolate GNS202 chromosome 16, iyXylSono1_principal, whole genome shotgun sequence:
- the Anne gene encoding polyamine-transporting ATPase anne boleyn isoform X2, giving the protein MPPTPNKLNLSFARNTYSVFGARGTNATADQQREQKTELLEGTRSNGILHLKNGIDYINPGEEDQMEIYGYKRNKLLTGVTWFLIVITGGLLRLIFHWVPRLMLSATHSRCQLAAADTVLLVEKFQGKHTSYYVKKLETLAAQDVHNKPFDGESLMDTEPWMENGSMITIKEVKEEYPTLSLHLAGGQFKQIPSIVLFHCKKLTYVWDPERSEFLKLRGLDVGVLTSTLHQMQGLNSYEQHMRRSVYGNNEIVIPVKSILTLLCLEVLNPFYVFQLFSFCLWVADNYYYYAMVILTMSSIGIIMAVFQTRRNQHNLRSTVHSSDVATVIRDRATGQTATVPAEKLVPGDILVIPSHGCLMPCDAVLLTGNCILNESMLTGESVPVTKTPIPSSSEMIYDTKEHARHTLFCGTRVIQTRYYGSEKVLAVVVRTGFNTSKGGLVRSIMYPPPVDFKFEQDSYKFVILLAGIASIGVIYTIVTKAMRGVHSSHIALEALDLITIVVPPALPAAMTVGRMVAQRRLEKSKIYCTSPRTINVSGSIDCICFDKTGTLTEDGLDMWGVVPATDRKFQPAVKAIASLPLNDVLIGMVTCHGITIIENQPCGQRRARGC; this is encoded by the exons ATGCCGCCCACTCCGAATAAACTGAACTTGAGCTTCGCCAGGAACACTTACAGCGTGTTTGGGGCACGAGGCACCAACGCGACCGCTGACCAACAGCGCGAGCAGAAAACGGAACTGTTGGAGG GTACGAGGAGCAACGGGATCCTCCATCTGAAAAATGGCATCGATTACATCAACCCTGGTGAGGAAGACCAGATGGAAATTTATGG TTACAAGAGAAATAAGCTTCTGACAGGCGTTACTTGGTTTCTGATCGTCATCACTGGTGGCCTTCTGCGATTGATCTTCCACTGGGTGCCACGTCTGATGCTGTCAGCGACCCATTCCAGATGCCAGCTGGCAGCAGCTGACACTGTGTTGCTCGTGGAGAAGTTCCAAGGGAAACACACGAGCTATTATGTGAAGAAACTGGAGACCTTGGCTGCTCAGGACGTGCA CAATAAACCTTTCGACGGAGAGTCCTTGATGGACACAGAGCCATGGATGGAGAATGGCAGCATGATAACCATCAAAGAAGTCAAGGAAGAGTATCCCACTCTGTCTCTACATTTGGCTGGAGGACAGTTCAAAC AGATTCCCTCGATCGTTCTTTTCCACTGCAAGAAGCTAACATACGTCTGGGACCCAGAGAGATCCGAGTTTCTGAAGCTTCGAGGCTTGGACGTCGGTGTTTTGACTTCCACGCTGCACCAGATGCAAGGCTTGAACTCTTACGAGCAACACATGAG ACGCAGCGTTTATGGGAACAACGAGATCGTAATCCCAGTGAAGAGCATCCTAACATTGCTCTGTCTCGAGGTTCTCAATCCATTCTACGTCTTCCAGCTGTTCAGCTTCTGCCTGTGGGTCGCTGACAACTATTACTACTATGCGATGGTCATTCTGACCATGTCCAGCATTGGTATAATCATGGCGGTCTTCCAAACTCGTCGA AACCAGCACAATCTACGATCCACTGTGCACTCCTCTGACGTGGCAACCGTGATCAGAGACCGCGCAACTGGCCAAACAGCGACTGTGCCAGCCGAGAAGTTGGTCCCAGGCGATATTCTGGTCATTCCTTCCCATGGTTGCTTAATGCCTTGCGACGCGGTGCTTCTGACTGGAAATTGCATTCTAAATGAGTCAATGCTCACTGGAGAATCCGTTCCAGTCACCAAAACGCCAATACCCTCCTCCAGCGAGATGATATACGACACCAAGGAGCACGCTCGACACACGCTCTTCTGCGGCACCAGAGTCATCCAAACCAGATATTACGGATCAGAGAAG GTGTTAGCCGTCGTGGTGAGAACAGGGTTCAATACCAGCAAAGGTGGCCTCGTCAGGTCCATCATGTACCCACCGCCAGTCGATTTCAAGTTCGAACAGGACTCGTACAAGTTCGTGATCCTGTTGGCGGGCATCGCGAGCATTGGCGTGATTTACACCATCGTGACGAAGGCTATGCGAGGCGTGCACAGCAGCCACATCGCCCTGGAGGCGCTAGATCTGATTACCATCGTCGTGCCGCCAGCGCTGCCCGCTGCGATGACCGTTGGTCGCATGGTGGCGCAGCGCAGGCTGGAGAAGAGCAAGATTTACTGCACTAGCCCTCGCACGATCAACGTGTCCGGGTCCATCGACTGCATTTGCTTCGACAAAACTGGGACACTGACCGAGGACGGGCTCGACATGTGGGGCGTGGTGCCCGCGACGGATAGGAAATTTCAGCCAGCGGTGAAAGCGATCGCGTCGCTGCCGTTGAACGACGTACTGATCGGGATGGTGACGTGCCACGGAATAACTATAATAGAAAACCAACCG TGCGGCCAGCGAAGGGCTCGAGGCTGCTGA
- the LOC143430938 gene encoding uncharacterized protein LOC143430938, translated as MGPSSAHQHLTLAIALLLQWTTLYAHREHKVHNIVLYPDKHSWCKTTPIKQVVTWPQCSSQELDNNVCVGACFSYMVPHSEPSAPGDLIRPYCDSCQPLDSVWHTVTLDCKDEENNPTTMQKKVQIITNCSCSSCMETSRIKPDYTTQLQTLTADGSLDKNVNVVHETPDLLLNPNLNSSKNTTRDGVQANERFLQLFKHLKDSEKFEESGTKELFSKFDEDVDLEKLRELVKKYGQEEEKEHSKQRQHQHQHQSATKQQQQQQQHHSTSVLHRGPHHSTVLDADVKEKIDVEPHYLHPAVAGQEISYHDNVLVDKDKKKDF; from the exons ATGGGACCATCATCAGCCCACCAGCATCTCACCCTGGCGATCGCGTTGCTCCTTCAATGGACAACTCTTTACGCGCATCGCGAGCACAAG GTCCACAACATCGTTCTGTACCCAGACAAGCACAGCTGGTGCAAAACGACGCCAATAAAGCAAGTGGTCACCTGGCCACAGTGTTCATCTCAAGAATTGGACAACAACGTCTGCGTGGGTGCTTGTTTCTCGTACATGGTGCCCCATAGCGAGCCATCAGCGCCAGGGGACCTGATCAGACCCTACTGCGACTCTTGTCAGCCATTGGACAGCGTCTGGCACACT GTGACGTTGGACTGCAAGGACGAGGAGAACAACCCAACGACCATGCAGAAGAAGGTCCAGATCATCACCAATTGTTCTTGCAGCTCCTGCATGGAAACATCTCGCATCAAACCGGATTACACGACTCAATTGCAAACTCTGACTGCAGATGGCAGCCTCGACAAGAACGTGAACGTCGTCCACGAGACGCCAGACTTACTGCTGAATCCTAACTTAAACTCTTCCAAGAACACCACCAGAGATGGTGTGCAGGCTAACGAGAGATTCTTGCAGCTTTTCAAGCACCTGAAGGACTCTGAGAAGTTCGAGGAGTCTGGGACCAAGGAATTATTCTCTAAGTTCGACGAGGACGTCGATTTGGAGAAACTGAGGGAGCTGGTGAAGAAGTATGGCCAAGAGGAGGAGAAAGAGCATTCGAAGCAGCGTCAGCATCAACATCAGCACCAATCCGCGACgaaacagcagcaacaacagcaacaacatcACTCCACAAGCGTTCTCCATCGTGGACCACATCACTCGACGGTTTTGGACGCTGATGTGAAGGAGAAAATCGATGTTGAGCCCCATTATTTGCATCCAGCTGTCGCTGGACAGGAAATTAGCTACCACGACAACGTTTTGGTCGATAAGGATAAGAAGAAGGACTTCTGA